In Phycisphaerales bacterium, the sequence TCTCGAGCGTGGCGAGGGCGTGGAGCGCGGTCGCCGGTGTCGGCTGGACGCCCAAGCCGATCGTGAGCGCTTTGGCCAACCCGATCGCATCGCCGGGCTGAGCAGGACCGACGCCAGTGGATTCCGGCTGGTGCGGACTCGGCTCGCCCGTCCCGTTCGTCATCGAGGCGAGGTCCATGCTGGGGACGGCCACATCACCAGGCCGCGTGGAATCCGTGGGCGTGGGTGCGCCGGCCTCGTGGCGTGCTGGGTCCAGATTCGGCGTCGTGTCCGCGGTAGGCACCGGCGAGGTCGTGGTCTGCCGCGTGGGAGACGATGCCGTCCCCGAACGCGATCCAAAATATCGCAGATCCAGATTCTCGATGTCGGCAACAGACTGCGCAAGGGCGGCCAGATCTGGCGAGCCAGGATTGAAGTTCGGCTTCGCGCCTGGCGAGACGCTGGGCGTGCCACCACCAGTCGGCGTGAGCACCGGAGCATTGCCAGTGGTCAGAGCCATGAGTGAAGCATCAATCGGCTCGGCGGGGGTGCTGGCGCAGGACACCATCATCGCGCATGCCAGAAGCCCGACACAGCCGCCAGCGACGCGATGGAGACGAGCGACATACTCCACACTCACGCGAGAACTCATGGCACCTCCAGTGCACCGGAGCGCCATTCCCCTGGCCACTGCCGCCGCTCCGCGACGGGCGCGCGACCCTGGCGCCCCAACTCGTCATCGGCATGCCATCGTGTTCGTCTTGAAGGGGTCCTTCGAAACCAAATCCGGGGCTATCGCGAGCCGGATCTCGCCTGCGCGATCTTGAGCGCCAGGCGTTCGAGGGTTCGCCCGCTCTCGCCAAGGCCCGTGCGGTCGCGGAGCGTCGCCTCCAGCGCCGAGTTCAGCACCCCGCGGCAGGCCTCGGGACCCATCTTGGCCGCCGCATTGAAGATGGCGTCCCCCCCGGCGCCAAAGAGCCGCAGCGGACCACGCACCTGATAGAAGTTCTTCCCCTGCTTCGCCGCGTGGGCGCAGGCGTGCAGTTTCCGCGCCAGGTCATTCATCGCGTACGAGACCAACGCCGCGGGATGGCGCGAGACCTCGAGCGCATCGCGCACCGCCCGAATCGCTCCCTCAGCCCCCGCCCCCCCCGCCCCAACTACACGCTCCTGGATCGACCAGACCTCTTCCTCACGCGACATGCCCACAAACTGCGCCACCAACTCGCGCGAGATTGCTCCCTTCTTCCCGTCATCAACGAGTACCGCCGCCGCCAACTTGCCCAGTTCGGAATCAAGACGCCCAAGGCCCGTCCCCACGCGATCGACCAGAAGAGCCGCCGCGGCAAGGTCGATCGTGGCGCCATGAGCCTTGGCGCAGCGCGTGATGGCCCACTGGGCCGCCTTGTCCTCCTGGACCTCCTCGCACTTGATCACCGCCCCGCCATCACCCAGCGCCTCGATCATCGCGTCGAGTTTCCCGGGTCGCCAGGTCGAGGCGCGAAGCACGAGCACCGCGCCCGGCATCTCACCATCACTCGACCCCAGCAGCCCACCACCCTCTTCACCCCCCGAGGCCAGCCCCGTGACATACCGCTCAAAGAGCGGGCGGTTGTCCTCCTTTACCACAGCATCCGCATTATCGACGATCACGATCTTGTGCGAAGCGAGCAAGCCGAAACTCCGGCACTCGTCGAGCACCTCCGCCGCCGAGGTCGATGTGCCGTCCATCATGACGGTCTCCACCTCGCCGAACTTCGCCTCGAGCGCGTCCCTCAGCTGCCTCGTGTACAACTGCTGCAGGAACGACTCTGGCCCACAGAGCACGGCCACCTTCGTCGCCGCAGAGAGCGACCCGCCCGACGCCTTGCCGCCGGCCTTCCCACCGGTGTTCTTTGTTGCCGAACTCGCGGGCTTCTTCGCCATGCCTCGACAGTAGTCCCCTTCAACCATGCCGCCCGTCGATCCATCTCGTGGGCGGCCACGTACAGTCGTTCGTGCTCGTCCTCACCGTCATCCAGGGCCCGGACAAGGGGAAGAAGTTCGAACTCCCCGACCACGAGCCGCAACTCATCGGACGCTCCTCCGAGGCGCTCCCGATGTCCGACAACGCCGTCTCCCGCCGCCACGCCGAACTCACACCCGACGACGGACTCTGGTACATCCGAGACCTCGCCTCCCAGAACGGCACCTACATCAACGGCACACGCATCCACGAGCGCACCCGCCTCCGCGCCGGCGACCAGATCCGCACCGGCCAGACCCTCCTCGTCTTCGGCCAGACCACCTCCAACGACCCCGACGTCGTCCACATCGTCGGGCCCAAGCACCTCGACGCCGCCGTCGAGCGAACCCTCCCCAGCACACCGGGCCTCCTCTCCACGAGCATGGACGACTCGGTCATCCTCGCCGTCCCCGAGCCAAGGGCGGCCGCGATCGACCACCTCCGCGTCATCTATCGCCTCTCGACGCTTCTGACAACCCAGGTCATGGACCGGGCGCAACTCCTCAAGACCGTCCTCGATCTGGTCTTCGCCGAGTTCACGCCACAGCGCGGGTGCATCGTCCTCGCCGAGGACGCCGGCACGCTCTCGCCCGTCGCCGTCAAGTACCACGAGCCGCCCAAGGACCACGACGAGGCGAAGATCCATGTCAGCCGCACGATCTTGCAGCACGTCATCACCAAGGGCGAGGGCGTCCTCTCCACCAACGCGATGAACGACCCGCGCTTCGCCTCGGGCGACAGCGTGCAGCGTCTGCACGTGCGCTCGGCCCTCTGCTCACCCATCCGCTATCGCGAGACCACCTACGGCGCGATCTCCATCGACAGCACCGTCGCCAACTACACCTTCACCCCCGACCAACTCGCCCTCCTCAACGCGATCGGGCAGCACACCGGCCTCGCCCTCGCCAACGCCGAACTCTACCAGCAGAAGTTACAATCCGAACGCCTCGCCGTCATGGGCGAGACCGTCGCCACCCTCTCCCACTCCATCAAGAACATCCTCCAGGGCCTCCGCGGCGGGGCCGACGTCGTCGAGATGGGCCTCAAACGCGACGACCTCAAGATCGCCAAGGGCGGCTGGGCCATCCTCAAACGAAACCTCGAACGCATCATCGGCCTCACGATGAACATGCTCGCCTTCTCGCGACAGCGCGGCGTCGAGGTCGAGCTCACCCCCCTCGCCCCGCTCATCGAGGAGTGCGCCTCGCTCCTCGAGTCCCAGTGCGCCCTGCGCCAGGTCGCCCTCATGGTCGACGTCGATGCCGAGGTCCCGCCCGTCCCCCTCGACGCCTCGCTCGTCCACCAGGCGCTCATGAATCTTATATCAAACGCCATCGAGGCCGTGGACCCCGGCCTGGGCGTCGTCACCGTCCGCGCCGTCTATCGTGCCCAGGGCAAGCAGCCCCTCACGCTCCCCGCCTGCTCCGCCGAGGTCGAGATCGCTGTCATCGACAACGGCCCGGGCATCCCCAAAGC encodes:
- a CDS encoding FHA domain-containing protein, with the translated sequence MGGHVQSFVLVLTVIQGPDKGKKFELPDHEPQLIGRSSEALPMSDNAVSRRHAELTPDDGLWYIRDLASQNGTYINGTRIHERTRLRAGDQIRTGQTLLVFGQTTSNDPDVVHIVGPKHLDAAVERTLPSTPGLLSTSMDDSVILAVPEPRAAAIDHLRVIYRLSTLLTTQVMDRAQLLKTVLDLVFAEFTPQRGCIVLAEDAGTLSPVAVKYHEPPKDHDEAKIHVSRTILQHVITKGEGVLSTNAMNDPRFASGDSVQRLHVRSALCSPIRYRETTYGAISIDSTVANYTFTPDQLALLNAIGQHTGLALANAELYQQKLQSERLAVMGETVATLSHSIKNILQGLRGGADVVEMGLKRDDLKIAKGGWAILKRNLERIIGLTMNMLAFSRQRGVEVELTPLAPLIEECASLLESQCALRQVALMVDVDAEVPPVPLDASLVHQALMNLISNAIEAVDPGLGVVTVRAVYRAQGKQPLTLPACSAEVEIAVIDNGPGIPKAKQPWVFQPFNTTKGLKGTGLGLVVAKRIIEQHQGTIVLESAEGKGATFRMTLPADPGATLDPSATAHTKSAAFPDLPTTAGESINVRRPD